Proteins from one Fragaria vesca subsp. vesca linkage group LG6, FraVesHawaii_1.0, whole genome shotgun sequence genomic window:
- the LOC101293028 gene encoding polygalacturonase-like, giving the protein MENPRTTIIFLSLLVFFINSAVSSTAVMTYNVADLGAKPDGQTDSTKAFLSAWDKACDSVDPSVIYVPTGRFLLRNAVFAGPCKNMAITFRIAGTLVAPSDYRVIGNAGNWLFFRHVNGVTISGGILDGQGTGLWDCKASGKGCPSGATTLGFSNSNNIVVSGVTSLNSQMFHIVINGCNNVKLQGVRVSASSNSPNTDGIHVGKSSGVIILDSKIATGDDCVSIGPGTTNLWIENVACGPGHGISIGSLGKDQEEEGVQNVTVKTVTFTGTQNGLRIKSWGRLSTGFAKNILFQHAFMVNVRNPIVIDQNYCPGEIGCPGQDSGVQISDVTYQDIHGTSATEVAVKFDCSSKFPCSKITLDDVKLSYKNEAAEASCSHAGGTALGTVQPTSCL; this is encoded by the exons ATGGAAAATCCCAGAACTACTATCATTTTTCTCTCACTTCTTGTTTTCTTCATAAACTCAGCCGTATCATCAACTGCAGTCATGACTTACAATGTGGCCGATTTAGGAGCCAAACCAGACGGCCAGACCGACTCAACCAAAGCCTTCCTTTCTGCATGGGACAAAGCCTGTGACTCCGTCGATCCGTCTGTCATCTATGTCCCGACGGGAAGGTTCTTGCTTCGTAATGCGGTTTTCGCCGGACCATGCAAGAACATGGCCATCACTTTTCGCATTGCCGGCACACTCGTGGCCCCTTCAGATTACCGGGTCATAGGAAATGCCGGCAACTGGCTTTTCTTTAGGCATGTGAATGGGGTTACCATCTCCGGTGGAATTCTTGACGGACAAGGCACTGGTTTGTGGGATTGTAAGGCCTCCGGCAAGGGTTGCCCCAGCGGAGCAACG ACACTGGGATTTTCCAACTCGAACAACATTGTCGTGAGCGGAGTGACATCCCTAAACAGCCAAATGTTCCACATAGTCATCAACGGCTGCAACAATGTGAAATTGCAAGGTGTTAGGGTTTCTGCCTCCAGTAACAGCCCAAACACGGATGGAATCCACGTCGGAAAGTCCTCCGGCGTCATTATTCTCGACTCTAAGATCGCCACCGGTGACGATTGTGTCTCAATTGGTCCTGGAACAACTAATCTATGGATCGAAAACGTTGCATGCGGACCCGGCCATGGAATCAG CATTGGGAGTCTAGGCAAGGACCAGGAGGAGGAGGGAGTGCAAAATGTAACGGTCAAAACTGTTACATTTACAGGTACTCAAAATGGTCTAAGAATTAAATCATGGGGAAGACTTAGTACTGGTTTTGCTAAGAACATTCTATTCCAACATGCTTTCATGGTCAATGTCCGAAATCCAATCGTTATTGATCAAAATTATTGCCCCGGCGAAATAGGGTGTCCTGGTCAG GATTCGGGAGTTCAGATTAGCGATGTAACATATCAGGACATCCACGGGACATCAGCAACAGAAGTTGCGGTGAAATTTGACTGCAGTTCTAAATTCCCTTGTAGCAAGATCACTCTTGATGATGTGAAGCTCAGTTATAAGAACGAAGCAGCGGAAGCTTCATGTAGCCATGCCGGGGGAACAGCTTTGGGTACTGTTCAGCCTACAAGTTGTTTGTAG